Proteins from a single region of Geothrix sp. PMB-07:
- a CDS encoding sigma 54-interacting transcriptional regulator — translation MPIPDLDAALTGARLVEEAGALLTLGEEPDRMVAHAFERLGQLVPYDLATVLLREGDGLRVAHAMGPLATPQLSEALIPVRGNLRLQNALKARSRPATFEEDDPGEDTFHGLLEMPHGHSCLVAPLRSQGETFGLMTLDAMVCRQYPDSVLHHVGVFASLLALGLKQAEHLARLAERERSLAEEVSYFREAQRRDVLQEPLRAESPAMRGILDQLRQVASTTATVLVTGETGTGKEKVAQTLHHLSPRREKPFIKVNCSALPATLIESELFGHVKGAFSGAATARKGRFELADGGTLFLDEIGDLPLDLQPKLLRAIQEKEIDPLGSEKSRKVDVRLVAATHTDLRAAVAEGRFREDLFYRLSVFPIHLPPLRERPDDIAALAEGFLDRFARENRRAPIQLPDAVRAQLEGYTWPGNVRELHNVLERAAILSAGRELRLPPGALPARGERASKPPTWEAQEQTYLERLLRHTRGKIAGADGAAALAGLAPSTLLSRLEKLGLRPRDFREA, via the coding sequence GTGCCCATTCCGGATCTCGATGCCGCGTTGACCGGGGCCCGCCTGGTGGAGGAAGCCGGTGCGCTGCTCACCCTGGGTGAGGAGCCGGATCGCATGGTGGCCCACGCCTTCGAGCGCCTGGGGCAGCTGGTGCCCTACGACCTGGCCACGGTGCTGCTGCGCGAGGGTGATGGCCTGCGCGTGGCCCACGCCATGGGCCCCCTGGCCACGCCCCAGCTTTCCGAGGCGCTCATCCCGGTGCGGGGCAACCTGCGTCTGCAGAACGCGCTCAAGGCCCGCTCCCGCCCCGCCACCTTCGAGGAGGACGATCCCGGCGAGGATACCTTCCATGGCCTGCTGGAGATGCCCCACGGGCACAGTTGCCTGGTGGCGCCGCTGCGCAGCCAGGGTGAGACCTTCGGCCTCATGACGCTGGATGCCATGGTGTGCCGCCAGTACCCCGACAGTGTGCTTCATCATGTCGGCGTCTTCGCCTCCCTCCTGGCCCTGGGCCTCAAGCAGGCCGAGCATCTGGCGCGGCTGGCGGAGCGGGAGCGCAGCCTCGCGGAGGAAGTGAGCTATTTCCGTGAAGCCCAGCGGCGGGATGTCCTGCAGGAGCCGCTGCGCGCTGAAAGCCCCGCCATGCGCGGCATCCTCGACCAGCTGCGGCAGGTGGCTTCCACCACCGCCACGGTGCTTGTCACGGGCGAGACCGGCACGGGCAAGGAGAAGGTGGCCCAGACCCTGCACCACCTCTCGCCCCGGCGTGAGAAGCCCTTCATCAAAGTGAACTGCAGCGCCCTGCCCGCCACACTCATCGAATCCGAACTCTTCGGCCATGTGAAGGGGGCATTCAGCGGGGCGGCCACGGCCCGCAAGGGCAGGTTCGAGCTGGCCGATGGCGGCACGCTGTTCCTCGACGAGATCGGCGACCTCCCCCTGGACCTGCAACCCAAGCTCCTGCGGGCCATCCAGGAGAAGGAGATCGATCCCCTGGGCAGCGAAAAATCCCGCAAGGTGGATGTGCGCCTGGTGGCTGCCACCCACACAGATCTGCGTGCCGCCGTGGCGGAGGGGCGCTTTCGTGAGGACCTCTTCTACCGTCTGAGCGTCTTCCCCATCCACCTGCCACCCCTGCGGGAACGGCCCGACGACATCGCCGCTCTGGCCGAAGGCTTTCTCGACCGCTTCGCCCGGGAGAATCGTCGCGCCCCCATCCAGCTGCCCGATGCGGTACGCGCCCAGCTGGAGGGCTATACCTGGCCCGGCAACGTGCGCGAACTGCACAACGTGCTGGAGCGGGCCGCCATCCTCTCGGCGGGACGCGAGCTGCGCCTGCCCCCCGGCGCGCTCCCCGCCCGCGGTGAGCGCGCCAGCAAGCCCCCCACCTGGGAGGCCCAGGAGCAGACTTACCTGGAGCGCCTGCTGCGCCACACCCGCGGCAAGATCGCCGGCGCCGACGGAGCCGCCGCCCTGGCGGGC
- a CDS encoding lysophospholipid acyltransferase family protein, whose protein sequence is MASWRDTGFGGAVMAAWALATVPLTVVAILLAVPFLGRRRAFFTVGPLFARGLAWFCRVPFTLQGWEQLPEDIRQGRQSVIFMSNHESQLDPPMLVAALPVPAVYIAKKELKYVPFIGWAGWAAGVIFIDRGDRERAIRSIHDAAQQIRGGKNVVIFPEGTRSRTGTMLPFKKGGFALALDAGVPIVPMATLGGHQVLPPGSMRIRPGRYQLRMGAPVHPSEYGDREALMKEVRARIEALVTEARSSAPAHA, encoded by the coding sequence GTGGCCAGCTGGCGGGATACAGGATTCGGTGGTGCAGTGATGGCGGCCTGGGCCCTGGCCACCGTACCCCTGACCGTGGTCGCCATTCTCCTGGCCGTTCCCTTCCTCGGGCGGCGCCGGGCCTTTTTCACCGTCGGCCCCCTGTTCGCCCGGGGCCTTGCGTGGTTCTGCCGCGTGCCATTCACACTGCAGGGTTGGGAGCAGTTGCCGGAGGACATCCGCCAGGGCCGCCAATCCGTCATCTTCATGTCGAACCATGAAAGCCAGCTGGACCCGCCCATGCTCGTGGCCGCCCTGCCCGTGCCCGCGGTTTACATCGCCAAAAAAGAACTGAAATACGTGCCCTTCATCGGCTGGGCCGGCTGGGCTGCGGGCGTGATCTTCATCGACCGCGGTGACCGGGAGCGGGCCATCCGCAGCATCCACGACGCCGCCCAGCAGATCCGCGGCGGCAAGAACGTGGTGATCTTTCCCGAGGGCACCCGCAGTCGCACGGGCACCATGCTGCCCTTCAAGAAGGGCGGTTTCGCCCTGGCCCTGGATGCCGGAGTACCCATCGTGCCCATGGCCACCCTCGGTGGCCATCAGGTGCTTCCCCCGGGCAGCATGCGAATCCGCCCCGGCCGCTACCAGCTGCGGATGGGCGCACCGGTGCACCCTTCCGAATACGGCGACCGGGAAGCCCTCATGAAGGAAGTGCGGGCCCGCATCGAAGCCCTGGTGACCGAGGCCCGAAGCAGCGCCCCAGCACACGCTTAG
- the ric gene encoding iron-sulfur cluster repair di-iron protein: MTLNLDTKVGALVLAHPETMRYLEGQGVDYCCGGHRSLREACEVAGRSPAEVLAGLATLGDSSAAPARNWAEASLTELMAHIEATHHAYLRSELPRLELLLEKVLGAHSENHPELDEVFDLFQELSMDLMPHLLKEEQILFPFIRSMESGAPAQACFGTVQSPIRVMESEHEIVGGLLVKLRVRTSDYTVPADGCATFRALYEGLKELEADLHLHIFLENQVLHPRATAMEAARQS, from the coding sequence ATGACCCTCAATCTCGACACCAAGGTTGGCGCGCTGGTGCTGGCCCACCCTGAAACCATGCGGTACCTGGAAGGCCAGGGCGTGGATTACTGCTGCGGCGGGCACCGCTCCCTGCGCGAGGCCTGCGAGGTGGCCGGACGTTCCCCCGCCGAGGTGCTCGCGGGTCTGGCGACCTTGGGCGATTCCAGCGCGGCCCCGGCCCGGAACTGGGCAGAGGCTTCCCTGACTGAGCTCATGGCCCACATTGAGGCCACCCACCACGCCTACCTGCGTTCCGAATTGCCACGGCTGGAGCTGCTGCTGGAGAAGGTGCTGGGCGCCCACAGCGAAAACCATCCCGAGCTGGACGAGGTGTTCGACCTCTTCCAGGAGCTCTCCATGGACCTCATGCCGCACCTGCTCAAGGAGGAGCAGATCCTCTTCCCCTTCATCCGCTCCATGGAATCCGGCGCCCCGGCCCAGGCCTGCTTCGGCACCGTGCAGAGCCCCATCCGTGTCATGGAATCCGAGCACGAGATCGTCGGCGGGCTGCTGGTCAAGCTGCGGGTCCGCACCAGCGATTACACCGTTCCCGCGGATGGCTGCGCCACTTTCCGTGCGCTCTACGAAGGGTTGAAGGAACTGGAGGCGGATCTCCACCTCCACATCTTCCTGGAGAACCAGGTGCTCCATCCGCGCGCAACCGCCATGGAAGCGGCCCGCCAGAGCTGA
- the yidD gene encoding membrane protein insertion efficiency factor YidD: MRFQPTAWLCRGAIRAYQATLSSHLPTQCKFTPTCSHYGLGCIQKYGTLRGGLLTSWRLLRCSPFTRGGIDPVP; encoded by the coding sequence GTGCGCTTCCAGCCCACGGCCTGGCTGTGCCGCGGCGCCATCCGCGCCTACCAAGCCACGCTGTCGAGCCACCTGCCCACCCAGTGCAAGTTCACCCCCACCTGCAGCCACTACGGCTTGGGCTGCATCCAGAAATACGGCACCCTCCGCGGCGGCCTGCTCACCAGTTGGCGTCTGCTGCGCTGCTCTCCCTTCACCCGGGGCGGTATCGACCCCGTGCCGTAG
- a CDS encoding serine/threonine-protein kinase: MNQDPSHFGSYRLLSRLGEGAMGEVWRALDLRLEREVAIKILKDADDLRRKALIGEAKLACQLNHPNIAHIYDAGEVDGTPFIAMELVEGRTLRALVGQPLEGEALLDLARQAASALSHAHQKGIVHRDIKPENLLLTDEGQLKILDFGIARRGVEDLPSGATSHHMTLVERTAPGYSQGTPAYMSPEQANGQALTGQSDQFSLGVVLYELATAVHPFLRGSLVDTLYAVTRDEPRPLSEARPDLPRTVQDAIHRLMAKAPKDRFPNLQALAAGLSENVATAMVSHLSRPVPTLRRKGRRWLLPAVGATLVVGAAAGLWLWRRSDGTGLGEARRASREDFTKGRRVVAVLPLEQMQPDSEHAWLSNSFADAMAFGLVRREDMAVVDRLRVVEAMHQLGDTPGQAPKAVGELGRQLKAELLVLGSYQVVGGQLRMGVRVLDAVRGATLHQFQLDRPVADLLKLEDELQQRLPQEMGLGSDPGSLRSQAKLPRTRELYTKALQVITDGNQDSIRLANSLLATAIEGEPDYAPARAEYAWTLAELGATTALSQGRYDEAQTLLRQGKQAAEQAIALDPSASQAYRALASIQLRMGDLEGSSRAALQAVRLDPADHKAYDVLADVFAGLEGDDNHQAARRYFEKSLALFPEGWQAHHRLGVFLQNEGELPLALQHADRALALRPAAEYAYVTAADALLWMGRSQEAELRLRAGLREIPGSNVLRSLMAYTAWDRSDRASAESYLRELEGVWPPDHSNTVLMTGLKQALAGDRAGAKATFEAYRQKLAAIDLSQRKHNERRVISVNLYFMARVVARLGDRAAAQALVELADRFHPGKLKVAQQDPVFH; the protein is encoded by the coding sequence TTGAACCAGGATCCCTCCCACTTCGGTTCCTACCGGTTGCTCTCCCGTCTGGGTGAGGGGGCCATGGGCGAAGTCTGGCGGGCCCTGGACCTGCGTCTCGAGCGCGAAGTGGCCATCAAGATCCTGAAGGATGCCGACGATCTGCGCCGCAAGGCGCTCATCGGCGAGGCCAAGCTGGCCTGCCAGCTGAACCACCCCAACATCGCCCACATCTACGACGCGGGCGAAGTGGATGGCACCCCCTTCATCGCCATGGAGTTGGTGGAGGGTCGCACCTTGCGGGCCCTGGTGGGCCAGCCCCTGGAGGGCGAAGCGCTGCTCGATCTGGCTCGCCAGGCGGCTTCGGCCCTTTCCCACGCCCACCAGAAGGGCATCGTCCACCGCGATATCAAGCCCGAGAACCTGCTGCTGACCGACGAGGGGCAGCTGAAGATCCTGGATTTCGGCATCGCCCGGCGGGGCGTGGAGGATTTGCCCTCGGGGGCCACCTCCCACCACATGACCCTGGTGGAGCGCACGGCGCCGGGCTACAGCCAGGGCACCCCCGCCTACATGAGCCCCGAGCAGGCCAACGGCCAGGCGCTCACGGGCCAATCCGATCAGTTCAGCCTGGGCGTGGTGCTCTACGAACTGGCCACGGCGGTGCATCCCTTCCTGCGGGGCAGCCTCGTGGACACGCTCTACGCCGTGACGCGGGATGAACCCCGGCCGCTGTCCGAAGCCCGGCCCGATCTGCCGCGCACGGTGCAGGACGCCATCCACCGCCTCATGGCCAAGGCGCCCAAGGATCGCTTCCCCAACCTGCAGGCCCTGGCGGCTGGCCTTTCCGAAAACGTGGCCACGGCCATGGTTTCGCATCTGAGTCGACCGGTGCCCACCCTGCGCCGAAAAGGGCGGCGCTGGCTGCTGCCCGCTGTGGGCGCCACCCTCGTCGTGGGGGCCGCCGCCGGTCTGTGGCTGTGGCGCCGCTCGGACGGCACGGGACTGGGTGAAGCGCGTCGCGCCTCCCGGGAGGATTTCACCAAGGGCCGCCGCGTGGTGGCAGTGCTGCCCCTGGAGCAGATGCAGCCTGATTCAGAACACGCTTGGCTGAGCAACAGTTTCGCCGACGCCATGGCCTTTGGCCTGGTGCGGCGCGAGGACATGGCCGTGGTGGATCGCCTTCGCGTGGTGGAGGCCATGCATCAGTTGGGTGACACGCCGGGCCAGGCGCCCAAGGCCGTGGGGGAACTGGGCCGCCAGCTCAAGGCCGAGTTGCTGGTGCTGGGCAGTTATCAAGTGGTTGGCGGTCAGCTGCGCATGGGCGTGCGCGTGCTCGACGCAGTGCGCGGCGCGACCCTGCACCAATTCCAGCTGGATCGCCCTGTGGCAGACCTGCTGAAGCTCGAGGACGAACTGCAGCAACGACTGCCCCAGGAGATGGGACTGGGCAGCGATCCGGGTTCCCTGCGTTCCCAGGCCAAGCTGCCGCGCACGCGGGAGCTCTACACCAAGGCGCTGCAGGTCATCACCGATGGCAACCAGGATTCGATCCGCCTGGCCAATTCCCTGTTGGCCACGGCCATCGAGGGCGAACCGGACTATGCCCCGGCTCGCGCCGAGTATGCCTGGACCCTGGCCGAACTGGGCGCCACCACGGCCCTCAGCCAGGGCCGCTATGACGAGGCCCAGACCCTGCTGCGTCAGGGCAAGCAGGCGGCGGAACAGGCCATCGCCCTGGATCCCAGCGCCTCCCAGGCCTACCGGGCCCTGGCTTCCATCCAGCTCCGCATGGGCGATCTGGAAGGCTCCAGCCGGGCTGCGTTGCAGGCCGTGCGCCTTGATCCCGCGGACCACAAGGCCTACGACGTGCTGGCGGATGTGTTCGCCGGGCTCGAAGGTGACGACAACCATCAGGCGGCGCGCCGCTACTTCGAGAAGTCCCTGGCCCTGTTCCCGGAGGGCTGGCAGGCCCATCACCGTCTGGGTGTCTTCCTCCAGAACGAAGGGGAACTGCCCCTGGCCTTGCAGCACGCGGACCGTGCCTTGGCGCTGAGACCTGCGGCCGAGTACGCCTACGTGACCGCCGCAGATGCGCTGCTGTGGATGGGTCGCAGCCAGGAGGCCGAATTACGGCTGCGCGCGGGCCTGCGCGAAATCCCCGGTTCCAACGTGCTGCGCAGCCTCATGGCCTATACGGCCTGGGATCGGAGCGACCGGGCCTCTGCGGAAAGCTACCTGCGGGAACTGGAAGGCGTGTGGCCGCCAGACCACTCGAACACCGTGCTGATGACGGGGTTGAAGCAGGCCTTGGCGGGAGATCGCGCCGGAGCCAAGGCCACCTTCGAGGCCTATCGGCAGAAGCTGGCCGCCATCGACCTTTCCCAGCGCAAGCACAACGAACGGCGGGTGATTTCCGTGAACCTCTACTTCATGGCCCGCGTGGTGGCCCGGCTGGGCGATCGGGCCGCCGCCCAGGCCCTGGTGGAATTGGCGGACCGCTTCCACCCCGGCAAGCTCAAGGTCGCCCAGCAGGACCCGGTGTTCCATTAG